In Nomia melanderi isolate GNS246 chromosome 5, iyNomMela1, whole genome shotgun sequence, a single genomic region encodes these proteins:
- the LOC116424641 gene encoding uncharacterized protein LOC116424641: MPKRACPFEDDLPPQLKVHVGEKQVDNGVCREERMKTVYGKTMDLLKEGVKSLSRKLNSSMDMNSMDMQSSTASSACKTKQERNSKQMVLNSKLELLGTNKAIKDVRPKYDLCGCTRVIDQSMLNKCSYCDQVLCNSCLFECITCLELFCQNCSLPVYDYEERNKCLNCYK; encoded by the exons ATGCCGAAGCGTGCGTGTCCATTCGAGGATGATTTACCACCGCAGTTAAAAGTACATGTAGGCGAAAAACAAGTCGATAATGGTGTTTGCCGAGAGGAACGAATGAAAACTGTTTACG GTAAAACGATGGATCTATTAAAAGAAGGTGTTAAATCACTGTCTCGTAAATTGAATTCCTCTATGGATATGAATTCGATGGATATGCAATCGTCAACGGCATCATCTGCATGTAAAACGAAACAGGAACGTAATTCAAAACAAATGGTACTGAACAGTAAGTTAGAACTGTTAGGAACGAATAAAGCCATCAAG gatgTTCGTCCGAAGTATGATCTTTGTGGATGCACACGAGTAATAGATCAAAGCATGCTTAATAAATGTTCTTATTGCGATCAAGTTTTATGCAATTCTTGTCTGTTTGAGTGCATCACTTGCTTGGAACTCTTTTGTCAGAATTGTTCCTTACCTGT GTACGATTATGAGGAACGAAACAAGTGTCTTAActgttataaatga
- the LOC116424640 gene encoding uncharacterized protein LOC116424640 — protein MMKRKRPSKVPLQAIENKNVNNADTTDNMSIRKNKKCKLSQQYQKQSTKRILELKDTKKSQQNSENLNVPSKQNEEMYDYRIEQLNLISKQLLHCPTLTQDELRILFTKYKYDGHYKPNKSLPPFESLSKNKWDTLNNINCSLQTQQSLECNSYEQQEINSEKTINRSDDKYHCIQSSCIDIKNYNHTLTDCDTQSFGNRNIFNNTQNIDESRSNFCINEISNIQGDYFPRNMANTENIYPEEQRSYQYENFVDITENSQQSENYPPIHFDAPQNPNMYTDFHVQKWDNSMSLTEGNNNYQVSQSEHLIHVPEIIKLEWYYSTKNAEEQNIFNTSVHETVYPVMNNDYDTINNSTHIKQNFYANSSHLSSVSDNSIPDINSLLSSSTSIVD, from the exons ATGATGAAACGAAAGAGACCATCAAAAGTACCGTTACAAGctattgaaaacaaaaatgtTAACAATGCCGACACAACTGACAACATG tcCATTAGAAAgaacaaaaaatgtaaattatcacAGCAATACCAAAAACAAAGTACAAAACGAATATTAGAACTAAAAGATACAAAGAAATCTCAGcaaaattctgaaaatttgaatgtgcCTTCGAAACAGAATGAGGAAATGTATGATTACCGAattgaacaattaaatttaatctcaAAACAACTCTTACATTGCCCAACACTTACACAAGATGAATTAAGAATACTGTTTACGAAATACAAGTATGATGGTCattataaaccaaataaaagtTTGCCTCCATTTGAAAGCCTTTCAAAGAACAAATGGGACACACTTAACAATATAAATTGCAGTTTACAAACACAGCAGAGCTTAGAATGTAATTCATACGAAcaacaagaaattaattcagaaaaaACGATCAATAGAAGTGATGATAAATACCACTGTATTCAATCAAGTTGTATAGACATTAAAAACTATAATCATACACTTACAGATTGTGATACACAATCATTCGGTAACAGAAACATATTCAACAATACACAAAACATTGATGAATCAAGATCAAACTTTTGCATtaatgaaatatccaatatacaaGGAGATTATTTTCCAAGAAATATGgcaaatacagaaaatatttatccAGAAGAACAACGTAGTTACcaatatgaaaattttgtagACATCACTGAGAATTCACAGCAGAGTGAAAACTATCCTCCAATACATTTTGATGCACCACAGAATCCAAATATGTATACTGATTTTCATGTACAAAAGTGGGATAACAGTATGTCTTTAACAgaaggaaataataattatcaagtAAGTCAAAGTGAACATTTAATTCATGTTCCTGAAATCATTAAGTTGGAATGGTATTACAGTACAAAAAATGCAgaagaacaaaatattttcaatacaagTGTCCATGAAACTGTATACCCTGTGATGAATAATGATTATGatactattaataatagtacccacattaaacagaatttttatgCTAACTCTTCACATTTATCTTCTGTATCAGATAATTCTATTCCCGACATAAATTCACTTCTTTCATCTTCTACAAGTATTgttgattaa